The Bradysia coprophila strain Holo2 chromosome II, BU_Bcop_v1, whole genome shotgun sequence genome has a segment encoding these proteins:
- the LOC119071640 gene encoding sodium channel protein Nach-like — protein sequence MTVPDQSEFKFSRAFKQSIVQFFENTTLHGYKYLVDPKRDNFLERLAWFVVVVVALVFAVYITLLGWADFNENPTFTTLYSQKYPIWEVDFPGVTICSINRISRKAAIRYAEMLVSKDPQINISWVLDNIRNLGALTDYTNIMETDFYRFQDTLDRLDPEEHVGVNNIQKTMDKLSPNCSDLVVKCRWDAQDIDCDKIVMKRRTSEGYCCAFNYVRAKDVILSAENTQEPLRSYQTGTENGLIVVLNSTASDYFYSLRSMIGFVVGIHNARNFPDSTNGNYHQFVVPQNTETFLKLDVATVKTDNEVARYPLEKRGCLFHFEQNSKFGGRYSYADCILRCKIYNYLHLCSCVPYTLPTNFPDFDEVRNATQCNLTHLKCLSRYSLTILRQRPKKLIKGLEKELGDSIDCPDCYPLCSLSRYLVQASYSQIATKEITGDAWGIMKGVVTSNGSRDVSILRVYYPLVATLLYRCGVVYTWHEIISYFGGLLSLCIGLSTISVMEVIYFATVRLYQNFVGEDKKNKMPKMPAYNDIEIMLVKEYAHHKK from the exons ATGACAGTGCCTGATCAAtcggaatttaaattttcaagagCTTTTAAGCAATCAATTGTCCAGTTTTTCGAGAATACCACTTTGCATGGCTATAAATACTTAGTTGATCCGAAGAGAGATAACTTCCTTGAAAG ATTAGCATGGTTTGTCGTTGTTGTGGTGGCTTTAGTCTTTGCAGTGTACATCACCCTTCTCGGCTGGgccgattttaatgaaaatccaaCATTCACAACACTTTACAGTCAAAAGTATCCAATTTGGGAGGTAGATTTTCCTGGAGTCACGATCTGCAGCATAAATAGA ATAAGCCGGAAAGCTGCCATCAGATATGCGGAAATGTT AGTCTCAAAGGATCCGCAAATCAATATTTCATGGGTATTGGACAATATTCGCAACCTGGGAGCTTTAACGGATTATACCAATATCATGGAAACGGATTTTTATCGATTCCAAGATACTCTAGATCGTCTCGATCCGGAGGAACATGTAGGCGTTAATAACATTCAGAAAACAATGGATAAG TTATCACCTAATTGCTCCGATTTAGTTGTGAAATGTCGATGGGACGCGCAGGACATCGATTGCGATAAAATAGTGATGAAGAGGAGAACATCAGAAGGGTATTGTTGTGCATTTAATTATGTTCGAGCGAAGGACGTTATACTGTCGGCAGAAAA TACCCAAGAACCACTTCGTTCATATCAAACTGGAACGGAAAACGGATTGATTGTCGTACTCAACTCAACCGCATCCGATTACTTCTACTCGTTACGTAGTATGATTGGCTTCGTTGTCGGAATTCACAATGCACGCAATTTTCCAGACTCAACCAATGGAAATTATCATCAATTTGTTGTGCCACAGAATACCGAGACATTCTTGAAACTAGATGTGGCCACAGTCAAAACCGATAATGAAGTGGCACGATATCCACTGGAGAAG CGTGGATGTCTGTttcattttgaacaaaactcTAAGTTTGGTGGCCGTTACAGTTACGCAGACTGCATACTCCGATGTAAGATTTACAATTACTTACATTTGTGCAGCTGTGTTCCGTACACGTTACCAACTAATTTCCCGGATTTCGATGAAGTAAGAAATGCAACGCAGTGCAATCTTACGCATCTCAAGTGTTTATCAAGATATTCGT TAACAATACTCAGACAAAGACCGAAAAAACTTATCAAAGGCTTAGAAAAGGAACTAGGTGATTCTATTGATTGTCCAGATTGCTATCCATTATGTTCACTGAGCCGGTACTTGGTGCAAGCATCTTATTCACAAATAGCAACCAAAGAAATAACTGGAGATGCGTGGGGAATAAT GAAAGGTGTTGTTACGAGCAATGGCTCAAGGGATGTATCGATTCTGCGAGTATATTATCCCTTAGTAGCGACACTACTATACAGATGTGgag TTGTGTACACTTGGCACGAGATCATTA GCTATTTTGGTGGTTTACTCAGCCTATGCATCGGTCTTTCAACCATCAGTGTCATGGAAGTGATATACTTTGCGACCGTAAGACtttatcaaaatttcgttGGCGAAgacaaaaagaataaaatgcCCAAAATGCCAGCGTACAACGATATTGAAATCATGCTGGTGAAAGAATATGCCCATCACAAGAAATGA
- the LOC119071714 gene encoding mucin-2-like, whose translation MKKTILNLVIIFIVQRQLRTTAQNIRCQKVDFNRQTSVVEEFGECVGVAPPNVLKINSYSATTITPFRPTSEFHLSAVDGLSCLLSTFTFSLDSFSEIRTAIFLHWDVVGAWVKVQIFDNDGDVIDVIAQSEMSNGWIAYNVKVNRTIENAQIEISTNMNANSIMAMEYLFVLNSELANDECVDEETDPIITDPTDETPPTDYTTEPTDPSEDPSPTDELTDDPTDDPTIDPTESSTIISTEPTDDPFPTEDPTVDPIEPPTTVSPDEPFPTDETTNETENDTSTTPSYSPSTTTAESPRESQSATNVWMGLSILFFATTIIALAGFYYFVWLYRRLLTSMKYVTRSGDVTNTLPRLQVKNSVIDGDSVIVGIDNKY comes from the exons atgaaaaaaacaattttaaatctggtcattattttcattgtacaaCGACAATTGCGCACAACTGCTCAAAACATCAGGTGCCAAAAAGTTGATTTTAACCGACAAACATCTGTAGTCGAAGAATTCGGTGAATGTGTCGGTGTAGCGCCACCAAATGttcttaaaattaattcatattCTGCCACAACTATAACACCGTTCAGGCCGACATCTGAGTTTCATCTATCAGCCGTAGATGGATTGTCATGTCTCCTGTCGACGTTCACTTTCTCACTGGACAGTTTCAGTGAAATTCGAACAGCAATTTTTCTGCATTGGGACGTTGTCGGTGCATGGGTCAAAGTGCAAATATTCGACAATGATGGCGACGTGATCGACGTAATAGCTCAATCGGAGATGTCAAATGGGTGGATAGCATATAACGTGAAAGTTAATAGAACGATAGAGAATGCACAG ATTGAAATTTCAACGAATATGAACGCCAATAGCATAATGGCCATGGAGTATTTATTCGTTCTGAATTCGGAACTGGCGAATGATGAATGTGTAGATGAAGAGACAGATCCCATAATTACTGATCCAACCGACGAGACTCCACCTACTGATTACACTACCGAACCTACAGATCCATCAGAAGACCCTTCTCCCACAGATGAGCTTACTGATGATCCCACTGACGACCCAACTATTGATCCAACTGAATCCTCAACTATTATATCGACAGAGCCCACGGACGACCCTTTTCCCACTGAAGACCCTACTGTTGATCCAATTGAACCACCAACTACTGTATCACCAGACGAACCCTTCCCTACTGATGAAACTAccaacgaaacagaaaatgataCCAGCACTACACCAAGTTATAGTCCGTCAACAACTACTGCTGAGTCACCCCGGGAAAGTCAATCAGCTACTAACGTTTGGATGGGTTTAAGTATATTGTTCTTTGCAACAACTATTATCGCATTGGCAgggttttattattttgtttggttGTATCGAAGACTTCTAACGTCAATGAAATATGTAACAAGGTCTGGAGATGTAACGAATACTTTGCCAAGATTGCAAGTAAAAAATAGTGTAATCGATGGTGATTCTGTTATCGTTGGGATTGATaataaatattga
- the LOC119071718 gene encoding mucin-2-like: protein MFVTIFFFVCCFTTRAYAQTVHPSCAQMDFNNEAALAVFESCEDLSMLGIKSYEDVPLNPHRSEANYHMSNIEIGWSCVRTTQKFNLDINTEIDLIIYLNSNPEDSISAVEILAFDTEEGDVYTFGRIGVSDDWKVFQTKFSQYVNNAKIEIRVNTSADTLLAIEYLQIVNPYKPELYCKRTITTTTTTTTTTAPTDPTTTEPATTERDTTTEPDTTTEPDTTTEPDTTTEPDTTTEPDTPTEPETTTEPDITPEPDTTTESDTTTESDTTIEPDTTTEPDTTTEPDTTTELDTTTELDTTTESVTTTELDTTTELDTTTEPDTTTELDTTTESDTTTEPTEPDTTTEPDTTTEPDTTTEPDITTEPDITTEPDITTEPDTTTEPDTTTEPDITTEPDITTEPDTTTEPDTTTEPDTTTKPDTTTEPDTTTEPIEPDTTTEPDTTEPYTTEPTATEPNTTEPPDSDTTTDSNDSTVWIILSFTFLLTTVIAAATLLYLVYLYKTAIVASNTLQASSTTSSTLPRLTVAHGYDGRHIIVGMNGSAMKPKYV, encoded by the exons atgtttgttacaatttttttctttgtgtgTTGTTTCACTACTAGAGCATACGCACAAACGGTCCATCCGAGCTGTGCTCAGATGGATTTCAACAATGAAGCTGCTCTTGCCGTTTTCGAATCTTGCGAGGATTtaagtatgcttggaataaaaTCATACGAGGACGTTCCTCTTAACCCACACAGAAGTGAAGCGAACTATCATATGAGTAACATAGAGATTGGATGGTCATGTGTTAGAACAACGCAAAAGTTCAATTTGGATATCAATACCGAAATCGACTTAATAATATATTTAAACTCGAATCCAGAAGACTCTATATCAGCTGTAGAAATACTAGCATTTGATACAGAGGAAGGCGACGTATATACGTTTGGACGCATTGGTGTATCAGACGATTGGaaagtttttcaaacaaaGTTTTCTCAGTATGTAAACAACGCGAAG attGAAATTCGTGTAAATACATCTGCTGATACTCTCCTGGCTATTGAATATTTACAAATTGTAAATCCTTACAAGCCCGAACTATATTGTAAAAGAACtatcacaacaacaacaaccacaacTACTACAACAGCGCCAACAGACCCCACTACAACTGAGCCTGCAACAACTGAGCGCGATACAACAACTGAGCCCGATACAACAACTGAGCCCGATACAACAACTGAGCCCGATACAACAACTGAGCCAGATACAACAACTGAGCCAGATACACCAACTGAGCCAGAAACAACAACTGAGCCCGATATAACACCTGAGCCCGATACAACAACTGAGTCCGATACAACAACTGAGTCCGATACAACAATTGAGCCCGATACAACAACTGAGCCCGATACAACAACTGAGCCCGATACAACAACTGAACTTGATACAACAACTGAACTTGATACAACAACTGAGTCAGTTACAACAACTGAACTTGATACAACAACTGAACTCGATACAACAACTGAGCCCGATACAACAACTGAACTCGACACAACAACTGAGTCCGATACAACAACTGAACCAACTGAGCCTGACACCACAACTGAGCCTGACACCACAACTGAGCCTGACACCACAACTGAGCCTGACATCACAACTGAGCCTGACATCACAACTGAGCCTGACATCACAACTGAGCCTGACACTACAACTGAGCCTGACACCACAACTGAGCCTGACATCACAACTGAGCCTGACATCACAACTGAGCCTGACACCACAACTGAGCCTGACACCACAACTGAGCCTGACACCACAACTAAGCCTGACACCACAACTGAGCCAGACACAACAACTGAACCCATTGAACCCGATACAACAACTGAACCTGACACAACAGAACCTTATACAACTGAGCCTACTGCAACTGAACCAAATACAACTGAGCCACCAGATTCTGATACTACAACAGATTCAAATGACTCAACCGTATGGATTATATTATcctttacatttttgttaacaACAGTTATTGCTGCTGCTACATTACTTTATCTTGTATATTTGTACAAGACAGCTATTGTAGCGAGTAATACTTTGCAGGCGTCGTCTACCACATCGTCAACGCTGCCACGACTCACTGTGGCTCATGGATACGACGGAAGGCATATAATAGTAGGAATGAACGGCTCAGCAATGAAACCGAAATATGTCTGA
- the LOC119071723 gene encoding uncharacterized protein LOC119071723 — protein sequence MIVALKISLHLLPMIATVVSQERCISEKFLANENSVFFSCDFPQIKKNIETVSSEYQCVHFVGLPNKKVCGEVGVRFELFAYEYVNASISIRYFSNTNGESKYESIETNGKYGWNHWSKEICADFVKGMNLYLKSSLTLHLDRILLFIHQQPISSERIPRLHQPLIQVRHNTCNDTEKDTTSLICDPAVQYFGWKVTAIILMIVTVGSLILVISLSLTMPYNVWDKPKIQMLPVRLTDGAVTAN from the exons ATGATTGTTGCACTGAAGATATCACTGCACTTGTTGCCAATGATAGCAACAGTAGTTTCACAAGAACGTTgtatttctgaaaagtttCTGGCAAACGAAAATTCTGTGTTTTTTTCGTGTGATTTTCCG caaataaagaaaaatattgaaaccgTTAGCAGTGAATACCAATGTGTACATTTTGTTGGACTACCAAATAAGAAAGTATGTGGCGAAGTGGGTGTAAGGTTTGAGCTTTTCGCATATGAATATGTCAATGCATCGATTTCGATTCGTTACTTTTCCAATACGAATGGGGAATCTAAATATGAAAGTATTGAAACGAATGGGAAATATGGTTGGAACCACTGGTCAAAGGAGATTTGTGCTGATTTTGTAAAGGGA ATGAATCTGTATCTAAAATCTTCCCTGACTCTCCACCTCGATCGTATTTTGTTGTTCATTCACCAACAACCCATCAGTAGCGAACGAATTCCGAGATTGCATCAACCGTTGATACAAGTCAGGCATAATACATGCAACGACACCGAAAAAGATACTACGTCGTTAATATGTGACCCAGCTGTACAGTATTTTGGTTGGAAGGTAACAGccattattttgatgattgtCACCGTTGGCTCACTTATTTTGGTTATTTCTTTATCGCTAACAATGCCATATAATGTGTGGGATAAGCCAAAGATCCAAATGTTACCAGTCAGATTGACGGACGGAGCTGTTACAGCAAATTAA
- the LOC119071729 gene encoding odorant receptor coreceptor — protein sequence MQVQPQKVAGLVADLQPNIRLMKFFGHFFWRFSTGPVLLNKAYSAIHLALFLIQYLCILINLVLNTGEVNELTANTITALHFFHCIVKFCYVGVHSEEVYKTFNIWNHSNHHPLFAESNDRFHSISLVKQRKLLKTIMALCIFVVVAWTTITFFGESVKGAFDKSTNETYFIEVPRLPFKSWYPWNAMSGFMYYISFAFQVYFLMFSMTNCNLSDVMFCSWLIFACEQLVHLKEILKSLMELSASLDTYRPNSQTLFRNSSGNSKTELINDDEEYAKSNGLYTSKADWGSQFKASSELQNFDPNNPNGLSSRQQMMVRSAIKYWVERHKHVVRLTAAIGETYGGALLLHMLTSTICLTLLAYQATKVDGINVYAFSTIGYLVYALGQVFHFCIFGNRLIEESSSVMEAAYSCHWYDGSEEAKTFVQIVCQQCQKAMTISGAKFFTVSLDLFASVLGAVVTYFMVLVQLK from the exons ATGCAAGTACAACCGCAAAAGGTAGCAGGCCTTGTAGCCGATCTGCAGCCAAACATACGATTAATGAAGTTTTTTGGCCACTTCTTCTGGCGATTTTCAACTGGACCAGTTCTTCTAAACAAAGCATACTCAGCAATACACTTAGCACTGTTCttaattcaatatttatgCATTCTGATCAATTTAGTACTGAATACCGGTGAGGTCAACGAACTGACG GCAAATACCATTACCGCTCTACACTTCTTTCACTGCATCGTAAAGTTCTGTTATGTAGGTGTACATTCGGAGGAGGTTTACAA GACCTTCAACATATGGAATCACTCGAATCACCATCCTCTATTCGCTGAATCTAACGATCGCTTTCACAGCATATCGTTGGTTAAGCAAAGAAAACTACTTAAGACTATAATGGCACTATGCATTTTCGTTGTAGTGG CCTGGACTACCATAACCTTCTTCGGTGAGAGTGTTAAGGGAGCGTTTGATAAGTCAACGAATGAAACGTATTTCATCGAAGTACCTCGGCTACCGTTTAAATCGTGGTATCCGTGGAACGCAATGA GTGGATTCATGTATTACATCAGCTTCGCATTCCAA GTCTACTTTTTGATGTTCTCAATGACAAACTGTAATTTGTCCGATGTAATGTTCTGTTCCTGGTTGATATTTGCATGTGAACAACTCGTCCATTTGAAG GAAATCCTTAAAAGTCTTATGGAATTGTCGGCGTCGTTGGACACATATCGCCCGAATTCGCAGACACTTTTCCGCAATTCATCTGGCAATTCTAAAACCGAATTGATAAATGATG ACGAGGAATATGCAAAATCAAATGGCCTTTACACTTCGAAAGCGGATTGGGGCTCACAATTTAAAGCATCGTCTGAATTGCAAAATTTCGATCCGAATAATCCGAATGGTTTGAGTAGTAGACAACAGATGATGGTACGTAGTGCCATTAAGTATTGGGTGGAGCGACACAAGCATGTTGTAAG ATTAACGGCTGCCATTGGAGAGACTTACGGAGGAGCTCTACTGCTACACATGTTGACATCAACCATTTGTTTGACTCTGCTGGCTTATCAGGCAACCAAAGTCGACGGAATTAATGTGTATGCATTTTCAACGATCGGATACTTGGTGTATGCGTTGGGTCAAGTATTCCATTTCTGCATTTTCGGAAATCGACTTATTGAAGAG AGCTCATCAGTAATGGAAGCTGCCTATTCCTGTCACTGGTATGACGGGTCTGAAGAAGCTAAAACCTTTGTGCAGATTGTTTGCCAACAGTGTCAGAAGGCTATGACCATTTCCGGTGCAAAGTTTTTCACCGTTTCGCTGGATCTGTTTGCATCG GTTCTGGGAGCTGTGGTCACCTACTTCATGGTGTTGGtgcaattgaaataa